A single window of Cololabis saira isolate AMF1-May2022 chromosome 24, fColSai1.1, whole genome shotgun sequence DNA harbors:
- the gk gene encoding glycerol kinase, protein MHGAMAASSHRITLGPLVAAIDQGTSSTRFLVFNSKTAELLSHHQVEIKQSFPKEGWVEEDPKEILQSVYECMERTCEKLTQLNIDISNIKAIGVTNQRETTLVWDKETGEPLYNAIVWLDLRTQSTVERLISKTPGRNKNHLKHKTGLPISTYFSAVKLRWLMDNVAEVHEAVVSHRAMFGTVDSWLIWCLTGGKSGGVHCTDVTNASRTMLFNIHTLDWDPELCKYFGIPMEILPRVRSSSEIYGLMKICSSRKSGPLTGIPISGCLGDQSAALVGQMCFQDGQAKNTYGTGCFLLRNTGSKAVMSDHGLLTTVAYKLGRDKPACYALEGSVAIAGAVVRWLQDNLGIIGSSEELEKLAASVGTSYGCYFVPAFSGLYAPYWEPSARGIICGLTQFTNKSHLSFAALEAVCFQTREILDAMNQDSGIPLTQLQVDGGMTSNRLLMQLQADILCIPVVKPSMPETTALGAAMAAGAAEGVSVWSLNPEDLSEVTSEKFEPQINPEESEFRYARWKKAVEKSMSWETTQPVANGNGEISIFSSIPLGFYIMGSMLMLIGAKYITGPN, encoded by the exons GTGTTTAATTCAAAAACAGCAGAGCTCTTGAGCCATCATCAGGTGGAAATCAAACAGAGCTTCCCCAAAGAAGG ATGGGTGGAGGAGGATCCCAAAGAAATCCTGCAGTCGGTGTATGAGTGCATGGAGCGGACATGTGAAAAGCTCACGCAGCTCAACATAGACATCTCGAACATTAAAG CTATTGgagtgaccaatcagagagagaCCACGCTCGTCTGGGACAAAGAGACAGGGGAGCCCCTCTACAATGCAATTG TGTGGCTGGACCTGCGGACTCAATCCACAGTCGAGCGTCTCATAAGTAAAACCCCAGGAAGGAATAAGAACCACTTGAAG CATAAGACGGGGCTCCCGATCAGCACCTACTTCAGTGCAGTGAAGCTCCGCTGGCTGATGGACAACGTGGCCGAGGTCCACGAGGCCGTCGTCTCCCACCGCGCCATGTTCGGCACCGTCGACTCCTGGCTCATATGG TGTCTGACAGGGGGAAAGTCAGGCGGAGTTCACTGCACAGATGTGACCAACGCCAGCAGAACCATGCTGTTTAACATCCACACCCTGGACTGGGACCCAGAACTCTGCAA ATATTTCGGTATTCCCATGGAGATCTTACCCAGGGTGAGGAGTtcatcagaaatatatggactcATG AAAATATGTTCTAGTCGG AAATCTGGGCCTTTAACGGGGATTCCCATCTCAGGG TGTCTCGGGGATCAATCAGCAGCTCTTGTTGGGCAGATGTGTTTCCAGGACGGGCAAGCTAAAAACAC GTATGGGACTGGCTGCTTCCTGCTTCGAAACACCGGATCCAAG GCTGTGATGTCTGACCACGGTCTGCTGACCACCGTCGCCTACAAGCTCGGCCGAGACAAACCCGCCTGTTATGCACTAGAG GGCTCCGTCGCCATCGCAGGAGCGGTGGTTCGCTGGCTTCAGGACAATCTGGGGATCATTGGATCATCTGAAGAGCTTG AAAAGTTGGCGGCATCAGTCGGCACATCCTATGGTTGCTATTTTGTTCCTGCATTTTCGGGCCTTTATGCACCTTATTGGGAGCCCAGTGCGAGAGG GATCATTTGTGGGTTAACTCAGTTTACGAATAAGAGCCACCTGTCATTTGCTGCACTAGAAGCTGTCTGTTTCCAGACACGAGAG ATACTGGATGCCATGAACCAGGACAGTGGCATCCCTCTGACTCAGCTCCAGGTGGACGGAGGAATGACGTCCAACAGGCTACTGATGCAGCTGCAGGCCGACATTCTCTGCATCCCTGTTG tgaagccATCCATGCCCGAAACCACAGCTCTGGGTGCAGCGAtggcagcaggagcagcagaggGCGTGAGCGTGTGGAGCCTGAACCCCGAGGACCTGAGTGAAGTCACATCAGAGAAGTTTGAGCCTCAGATCAACCCTGAAG AAAGCGAGTTTCGGTATGCGCGATGGAAGAAGGCGGTGGAGAAATCGATGAGTTGGGAGACGACGCAGCCTGTTGCCAATGGAAACG GTGAAATCAGCATCTTCAGCAGCATCCCGCTGGGCTTTTACATCATGGGCAGCATGCTGATGTTAATCGGTGCGAAATACATCACAG GTCCCAACTAG